The following proteins come from a genomic window of Meiothermus sp. QL-1:
- a CDS encoding XdhC family protein — protein sequence MANEARALLEALEAAWAEGKATAVATVVRVIGSAYRREGAKMLVREDGVSVCMISGGCLEQEMIERAMQMLARGRPERTVFDYAEDKTWWPGCGGTVEVWVEPVDGQSLLYRWLLESTEAEPSVLATVLSGGEGRLWLRPDGRVEGQIAPPELQAQVLRIAQQMQRVTSRPTTRYVEEAEVFFDVSSPIPELVLFGAGHDARPMAHQALVLGFRVTVVDARPELLEGFEGCQTVEASPEEFERKVRLTPRHHVIVMNHQLEIDRKALRFALASPARYVGVLGPRSRLERMLEALAAEGFVPTAEQLARLRNPIGVDIGAESPEEIALSALAEIVALRRGFGGGFLNDKKAGIHQPERVLTP from the coding sequence ATGGCCAACGAAGCCAGGGCTTTGCTGGAGGCCCTCGAGGCGGCCTGGGCCGAGGGTAAGGCGACGGCTGTAGCCACCGTGGTGCGGGTGATCGGCTCGGCCTATCGGCGCGAGGGGGCTAAGATGCTGGTGCGGGAGGACGGCGTTTCGGTCTGCATGATCTCTGGGGGGTGCCTGGAGCAGGAGATGATCGAGCGGGCCATGCAGATGCTGGCCCGGGGCAGGCCGGAGCGCACCGTCTTTGATTACGCCGAGGACAAGACCTGGTGGCCGGGCTGCGGGGGCACGGTGGAGGTCTGGGTGGAGCCGGTGGACGGCCAGAGCCTGCTGTACCGCTGGCTTTTGGAGAGCACCGAGGCCGAGCCCTCGGTGCTGGCCACGGTTTTGAGTGGGGGGGAGGGACGGCTCTGGCTCAGGCCCGACGGCAGGGTGGAGGGCCAGATCGCCCCCCCAGAGCTTCAGGCCCAGGTGCTGCGCATAGCGCAGCAGATGCAAAGGGTCACCTCCCGCCCCACCACCCGCTATGTAGAGGAGGCAGAGGTCTTCTTCGATGTTTCGAGTCCCATTCCCGAGCTGGTGCTCTTCGGAGCAGGCCACGATGCCAGGCCCATGGCCCACCAGGCCCTGGTGCTGGGCTTTCGGGTTACAGTGGTGGACGCGCGGCCCGAGCTGCTCGAGGGATTCGAAGGCTGCCAGACAGTGGAGGCCTCCCCCGAGGAGTTCGAGCGCAAGGTGCGGCTCACGCCCCGCCACCATGTGATCGTGATGAACCATCAGCTGGAGATCGACCGCAAAGCCCTGCGCTTCGCCCTGGCCTCCCCGGCCCGCTACGTGGGGGTGCTGGGGCCCAGGAGCCGGCTGGAGCGGATGCTGGAGGCTTTGGCGGCAGAAGGCTTTGTGCCTACCGCCGAGCAGCTAGCCCGTCTGCGCAACCCTATCGGGGTTGACATCGGTGCGGAAAGCCCGGAGGAAATCGCCCTGTCTGCCCTGGCCGAGATCGTGGCCCTGCGGCGGGGCTTTGGGGGTGGTTTTCTGAACGACAAGAAGGCGGGCATCCACCAGCCTGAGCGGGTCCTTACCCCCTGA
- a CDS encoding VWA domain-containing protein has protein sequence MTSLLSHVVAFARALRREGIPVTPGQAAAFARALGEIAIFDPESFFFAARCTLVTRREDLARFDEVFRRFWKALGLEGFPAELLHQTPLPPKNPKARPGEVGRSPQTTPSTDGPPQPLVDRALTFSELEVLRQKRFDQMSEAELEAARRLIQGLAWTPPERRSRRMRPMGQEQPDLRRSLRRALRHQGEVLSLAWRSRKRKPRPIVALADVSGSMERYARMLLQFLHAFAWAETRRGVRRVEVFTFGTRLTRITRSIKKRDANTALAEVGREVKDWSGGTRIGACLHTFNHTWGKRVLGQGAIVLIISDGWDQGDPELLAFEMERLQKSCHRLVWLNPLLGTPGYRPLTRGLVAALPYVDHFLPIHNLSSLEMLAEALEGL, from the coding sequence ATGACCTCCCTCCTCTCCCACGTGGTGGCCTTCGCCCGGGCCCTGCGCCGGGAGGGCATCCCCGTGACGCCGGGGCAGGCCGCGGCCTTTGCCCGGGCTTTGGGGGAGATCGCCATTTTCGATCCGGAGAGCTTTTTCTTCGCCGCCCGCTGCACCCTGGTCACCCGCCGGGAAGACCTGGCCAGGTTCGACGAGGTCTTCCGGCGCTTCTGGAAGGCGCTGGGGCTGGAGGGTTTCCCCGCCGAGCTGCTGCACCAGACCCCTCTGCCCCCCAAAAACCCCAAGGCCCGCCCGGGGGAGGTGGGGCGCAGCCCACAGACCACCCCGTCCACCGACGGGCCGCCGCAGCCCCTGGTGGACCGCGCCCTCACCTTCTCCGAGCTCGAGGTGCTGCGCCAAAAGCGCTTCGACCAGATGAGCGAGGCCGAGCTCGAGGCCGCCCGCCGGCTCATCCAGGGCCTGGCCTGGACCCCACCCGAACGGCGCTCCCGCCGGATGAGGCCCATGGGCCAGGAGCAGCCCGACCTGCGCCGGAGCCTGAGACGGGCCCTGCGGCACCAGGGCGAGGTGCTCTCGCTGGCCTGGCGCAGCCGCAAGCGCAAGCCGCGGCCCATCGTGGCCCTGGCCGACGTCTCGGGCTCCATGGAGCGCTACGCCCGGATGCTCCTCCAGTTCCTGCACGCCTTTGCCTGGGCCGAGACGCGCCGGGGCGTGCGGCGGGTGGAGGTCTTCACCTTCGGTACCCGCCTCACCCGCATCACCCGCTCCATCAAAAAACGCGACGCCAACACCGCCCTGGCCGAGGTGGGGCGGGAGGTCAAGGACTGGTCAGGGGGCACGCGCATCGGGGCCTGCCTGCACACCTTCAACCACACCTGGGGCAAGCGGGTGCTGGGCCAGGGGGCCATCGTGCTCATCATCTCGGATGGCTGGGACCAGGGGGACCCCGAGCTTCTGGCCTTCGAGATGGAGCGGCTGCAGAAGTCCTGCCACCGCCTGGTCTGGCTCAACCCCCTCCTGGGAACCCCTGGCTACCGGCCCCTCACCCGCGGCCTGGTGGCGGCTTTGCCCTACGTGGACCACTTCCTGCCCATCCACAACCTGAGCAGCCTGGAGATGCTGGCGGAGGCCCTAGAGGGGCTCTAG
- a CDS encoding bifunctional sugar phosphate isomerase/epimerase/4-hydroxyphenylpyruvate dioxygenase family protein: MFKTSIATVSLSGDLRSKLEAIAQAGFEGVELFEQDLLTFDGPPKAVGAFIRELGLKLVAFQPFRDFEGLPEPERSRAFERALRKFDLMEALGTELLLVCSNVSPKSLPGLERAAEDLYELGELARARGMRVGFEALAWGRHIHDYRDAWEVVRRADHPAVGTILDSFHILSQGLPLSGIPRIPPEKIFLVQVADAPRLEMGLLPWSRHFRNLPGQGQLPLQDFMQALTDARYEGYISLEIFNDQFRSAPPREVAQDGYRSLIYLQELREPGRLPRPGCLGVGFVEFALDESEAAELEDLLVRMGFACTHRHPTRQIRVWQQGQVRLVVNAESEGFAHSYHLLHGPAVCALGLEVTHLPQALARAQAYRVPTLAPGDWPLPALPGLEGSLLYLLEPTSPWLAELEPLAPPPEVPHLLRIDHLAQVMPPAQLLSWRLFYRSVLGLEPRDLTEIPDPQGLIESQALESPDGRLRLVLNASQHHETLAARFLSAYYGGGVQHIALETQDIFATLEALRQNGLETLPIPENYYLDLEARYGLDEALLEKLKQHHILYEQSEEGEFFQAYTQTFGNLFFFEIVQRRNYGGYGATNASVRIAAQVRQLRG; the protein is encoded by the coding sequence ATGTTCAAAACCTCCATCGCCACCGTATCGCTGAGCGGCGACCTGCGGAGCAAGCTCGAGGCCATCGCCCAGGCCGGCTTCGAGGGGGTGGAGCTTTTCGAGCAAGACCTGCTCACCTTCGACGGCCCCCCCAAGGCGGTGGGGGCCTTCATCCGCGAGCTGGGCCTTAAGCTGGTGGCCTTCCAGCCCTTCCGCGACTTCGAGGGCCTGCCCGAGCCCGAGCGGAGCCGGGCTTTCGAGCGGGCCTTGCGCAAGTTCGACCTGATGGAAGCGCTGGGCACCGAGTTGCTCCTGGTCTGCTCCAACGTCTCGCCCAAGAGTCTGCCGGGCCTCGAGCGGGCCGCCGAGGACCTCTATGAGCTGGGCGAGCTGGCCCGTGCGCGGGGGATGCGGGTGGGCTTCGAGGCTTTGGCCTGGGGGCGGCACATCCACGACTACCGCGACGCCTGGGAGGTGGTGCGCCGGGCCGATCACCCCGCGGTGGGCACCATCCTGGACAGCTTCCACATCCTTTCCCAGGGGCTGCCCCTCTCCGGAATTCCCCGCATCCCGCCGGAGAAGATTTTCCTGGTGCAGGTGGCCGACGCCCCCCGGCTGGAGATGGGCCTGCTGCCCTGGAGCCGCCACTTCCGCAACCTGCCGGGCCAGGGCCAGCTTCCCCTGCAAGACTTCATGCAGGCCCTAACCGACGCGCGCTACGAGGGCTATATATCGCTGGAAATCTTCAACGACCAGTTTCGCTCAGCGCCCCCCCGCGAGGTGGCCCAGGACGGCTACCGCTCCCTCATCTACCTGCAAGAACTGCGCGAACCGGGGCGCCTTCCGCGGCCTGGGTGCCTGGGGGTGGGCTTTGTGGAGTTTGCCCTCGACGAAAGCGAGGCCGCCGAACTGGAAGACCTGCTTGTGCGAATGGGCTTTGCCTGCACCCACCGCCACCCCACCCGGCAGATTCGGGTGTGGCAGCAAGGGCAGGTTCGCCTGGTGGTGAACGCCGAGAGCGAGGGCTTTGCCCACAGCTACCACCTGCTGCACGGCCCTGCGGTGTGCGCGCTGGGCCTCGAGGTCACCCACCTGCCCCAGGCCCTGGCCCGGGCCCAGGCCTACCGGGTGCCCACCCTGGCGCCCGGCGACTGGCCCCTACCGGCCCTGCCCGGGCTAGAGGGCAGCCTCCTCTACCTGCTCGAGCCCACCTCGCCCTGGCTGGCCGAACTGGAGCCTTTGGCCCCCCCGCCCGAGGTTCCCCACCTGCTCCGCATTGACCACCTGGCCCAGGTCATGCCCCCGGCCCAGCTCCTCTCCTGGCGGCTCTTCTACCGAAGCGTGCTGGGCCTGGAACCCCGCGACCTGACCGAAATCCCCGATCCCCAGGGCCTCATCGAGAGCCAGGCCTTAGAAAGCCCGGATGGCCGCCTGCGCCTGGTGCTCAACGCCTCGCAGCACCACGAGACCCTGGCCGCCCGCTTTTTGAGCGCTTACTACGGCGGTGGGGTGCAGCACATCGCCCTGGAGACCCAGGACATCTTCGCCACCCTCGAGGCCCTGCGGCAAAACGGGCTCGAAACCCTGCCCATCCCCGAGAACTATTACCTCGACCTCGAGGCCCGCTACGGCCTGGACGAAGCGCTCTTAGAGAAACTCAAGCAGCACCACATTCTCTACGAGCAGAGCGAAGAGGGCGAGTTCTTCCAGGCCTATACCCAGACCTTTGGCAACCTCTTCTTCTTCGAGATCGTGCAAAGGCGAAACTATGGCGGCTACGGTGCCACCAACGCCTCGGTGCGCATCGCCGCCCAGGTGCGGCAGCTCAGGGGGTAA
- a CDS encoding MoxR family ATPase codes for MLPTSVEETQKALEAHQYIADKGLAVAVFLALRLERPLLLEGEPGVGKTEIVKVLARVLGTRLIRLQCYEGLDVSSAVYEWDYARQMLQIRLLEAAGERSQERIHQEVFGPNFLLKRPLLQALESQNGRPPVLLIDEIDRADEEFEAFLLEFLSDWQITVPEVGTLRAERPPVVVITSNRTREIHDALKRRCMYYWIDYPSFEKEYRIVRQKVPGVPEKLAQQAVAFVQALRQQDLYKAPGVAETLDWAASLLALGQTELTEGVVEETLGALLKYQDDVLKTKSQVRDLLARAQVSV; via the coding sequence ATGCTGCCCACCTCCGTGGAGGAAACCCAAAAGGCCCTCGAGGCACACCAGTACATCGCCGATAAGGGGCTTGCGGTGGCGGTCTTTCTGGCGCTCAGGCTCGAGCGGCCCCTACTTCTAGAGGGCGAGCCCGGGGTAGGCAAGACCGAGATCGTGAAGGTGCTGGCCCGGGTCCTGGGCACCCGCCTGATCCGGCTCCAGTGCTACGAGGGGCTGGATGTGAGCAGCGCGGTCTACGAGTGGGACTATGCGCGGCAGATGCTCCAAATCCGGCTTTTGGAGGCCGCAGGGGAGCGGAGCCAGGAGCGAATCCACCAGGAGGTCTTCGGCCCCAACTTTCTCCTCAAACGCCCCCTGCTCCAGGCCCTGGAAAGCCAGAACGGCAGGCCCCCGGTGCTCCTGATAGACGAGATTGACCGGGCCGATGAGGAGTTCGAGGCCTTTTTGCTGGAGTTCCTCTCCGACTGGCAAATTACCGTGCCCGAGGTGGGCACCCTCAGGGCCGAGCGCCCCCCGGTGGTGGTCATCACCTCGAACCGCACCCGCGAAATCCACGATGCCCTGAAGCGGCGCTGCATGTACTACTGGATTGACTACCCGAGCTTCGAGAAGGAGTACCGCATCGTGCGCCAGAAGGTGCCCGGCGTGCCCGAAAAGCTGGCCCAGCAGGCGGTGGCCTTCGTGCAGGCCCTCCGCCAACAGGACCTGTACAAGGCCCCGGGGGTCGCCGAAACCCTGGACTGGGCGGCCTCGCTGCTCGCTTTGGGCCAGACCGAGCTCACCGAAGGGGTGGTGGAGGAAACCCTGGGCGCGCTCCTCAAGTACCAGGACGACGTGCTCAAGACCAAAAGCCAGGTGCGCGACCTCCTGGCCCGGGCCCAGGTCTCGGTCTAG
- a CDS encoding (2Fe-2S)-binding protein produces MAEKVNIKVKVNGKTYESQVEPRLLLVHYLREHLGLTGTHVGCDTSQCGACVVHVDGQAVKSCTMFAVQADGSSITTIEGLSADGKLHPVQEGFWEMHGLQCGFCTPGMIMTAVDLLNRNPNPTEAEIRHALEGNLCRCTGYHNIIRAVQYAAQKMAKAEIVAAAD; encoded by the coding sequence ATGGCAGAGAAAGTGAACATCAAGGTCAAGGTAAACGGAAAAACCTACGAGAGCCAAGTTGAGCCCCGGCTTTTGCTGGTGCACTACCTGCGCGAGCACCTGGGCCTTACGGGCACCCACGTGGGCTGTGACACCAGCCAGTGCGGGGCCTGTGTGGTGCATGTGGACGGCCAGGCGGTGAAGTCCTGCACCATGTTCGCCGTCCAAGCCGACGGCTCGAGCATCACCACCATCGAGGGTCTGAGCGCCGACGGCAAGCTGCACCCCGTGCAGGAGGGCTTCTGGGAGATGCACGGCCTCCAGTGCGGCTTCTGTACCCCGGGCATGATTATGACCGCGGTGGACCTCCTCAACAGGAACCCCAACCCCACCGAGGCCGAGATCCGGCACGCCCTGGAGGGCAACCTCTGCCGCTGCACCGGGTACCACAACATCATCCGGGCGGTGCAGTACGCAGCCCAGAAGATGGCTAAAGCCGAGATTGTCGCTGCTGCCGACTAG
- a CDS encoding xanthine dehydrogenase family protein molybdopterin-binding subunit, translated as MAEKFFGKAMKRVEDPRFITGTGNYTDDLTLPGMVHAAMVRSPYAHARIKRIDASKALALPGVLAVITGQEMIEAGIKSIPTGWLHPGIKTPPHFAITPDKARHVGDIVAAVVAETRQIAEDAAQMVEVEYEPLPAVALGSEALKPGAPAVHDEIPDNICFTWSIGDKAAVDAAFASAYKTVKLKLRNNRLVPSAMEPRASLAQYHRATEEYTLYTTSQNPHIHRLIISAFVMGIPEHKLRVIAPDVGGGFGSKIYQYPEEIIVLYAAKKLGRPVKWTARRSESFVMDSHGRDHETEAEMAVDQNGKILAIRVNTIANMGAYLTTFAPAVPTYLYGCLLAGPYTTPHIYCHVTAPFTHTTPVDAYRGAGRPEATYLLERLVDLAAQELGMDPVELRRRNLIPPDAFPYQTPVALVYDSGNYEAALDRALEMADYPALRKQQEELRKQGRYIGIGVATYIEACGLAPSALVGSLGAQAGQWESALVRVMPTGKVEVFTGTHSHGQGHETAFAQVVADELQIPVEDVVLVHGDTGRMPYGWGSYGSRSAPTGLSAIVLAARKIVDKAKRIAAHLLEAAPEDIVHEDGKFMVRGVPDRAKTFFDIALQAHLAHNYPADLEPGLEATHFYDPKNFVYPFGTHIAVVEVDPDTGKVKLLRYLSVDDCGPVVNPLIAEGQVHGGIAQGLGQALLEEAVYDQEGQFLSGNYLEYALPRADDMVQIEHDHTVTPCPHNPLGIKGIGEAGTIASTAAVANAVMDALRPFGIRHLDMPYTPEKVWQAIHGSRLAQAAD; from the coding sequence ATGGCTGAGAAGTTCTTTGGCAAGGCCATGAAGCGGGTGGAGGACCCCCGCTTCATCACCGGCACCGGAAACTACACCGATGACCTTACCCTCCCCGGCATGGTGCACGCCGCCATGGTGCGCTCCCCCTACGCCCATGCCCGCATCAAGCGGATCGACGCCAGCAAGGCCCTGGCCCTGCCCGGGGTGCTAGCGGTGATCACCGGCCAGGAGATGATCGAGGCTGGCATCAAGAGCATCCCCACCGGCTGGCTCCACCCCGGCATCAAGACCCCGCCCCACTTCGCCATCACCCCCGACAAGGCCCGGCACGTGGGGGACATCGTGGCCGCGGTGGTGGCCGAGACCCGCCAGATCGCCGAGGACGCGGCCCAAATGGTAGAGGTGGAGTACGAGCCCCTGCCCGCGGTGGCCCTCGGCAGCGAGGCGCTCAAGCCGGGTGCCCCAGCGGTCCACGACGAAATCCCCGACAACATCTGCTTCACCTGGAGCATCGGGGACAAAGCCGCGGTAGACGCCGCCTTTGCCAGCGCCTACAAGACGGTCAAACTCAAACTGCGCAACAACCGGCTGGTGCCGAGCGCTATGGAGCCCCGGGCCTCGCTGGCCCAGTACCACCGGGCCACCGAGGAGTACACCCTCTACACCACCAGCCAGAACCCCCACATCCACCGCCTCATCATCTCGGCCTTTGTGATGGGCATCCCCGAGCACAAGCTGCGGGTGATTGCCCCCGACGTGGGCGGGGGGTTCGGCTCCAAGATCTACCAGTACCCCGAGGAGATCATCGTCCTCTACGCGGCCAAGAAACTGGGCCGGCCCGTCAAGTGGACCGCCCGGCGCTCGGAGAGCTTCGTGATGGACTCCCACGGGCGCGACCACGAGACCGAGGCCGAGATGGCGGTGGACCAGAACGGCAAAATCCTGGCCATCCGGGTGAATACCATCGCCAACATGGGCGCCTACCTGACCACCTTCGCCCCGGCGGTGCCCACCTACCTCTACGGCTGCCTGCTGGCCGGGCCCTACACCACCCCCCACATCTACTGCCACGTGACCGCCCCCTTCACCCACACCACGCCCGTGGACGCCTACCGGGGGGCCGGGCGGCCCGAGGCCACCTACCTGCTGGAGCGGCTGGTGGACCTGGCCGCCCAGGAGCTGGGCATGGACCCGGTGGAGCTGCGGCGCAGGAACCTGATCCCCCCCGACGCCTTCCCCTACCAGACCCCGGTGGCCTTGGTCTACGACTCGGGCAACTACGAGGCAGCCCTGGACCGGGCCTTGGAGATGGCGGACTACCCGGCCCTGCGCAAGCAGCAGGAGGAGCTGCGCAAGCAGGGGCGCTACATCGGGATCGGGGTGGCCACCTACATCGAGGCCTGCGGGCTGGCCCCCTCGGCCCTGGTGGGGAGCCTGGGGGCCCAGGCGGGGCAGTGGGAAAGCGCCTTGGTGCGGGTGATGCCCACCGGCAAGGTGGAGGTCTTTACCGGCACCCATAGCCACGGCCAGGGGCACGAGACCGCCTTTGCCCAGGTGGTGGCCGACGAGCTGCAGATCCCGGTGGAGGACGTGGTGCTGGTCCACGGGGACACCGGCCGGATGCCCTATGGCTGGGGCTCCTACGGCTCCCGCTCGGCGCCTACGGGCCTCTCGGCCATCGTGCTGGCGGCCCGCAAGATCGTGGACAAGGCCAAGCGCATCGCCGCGCACCTCTTGGAGGCGGCCCCCGAGGACATCGTGCACGAGGACGGGAAGTTCATGGTCCGCGGGGTGCCCGACCGGGCCAAGACCTTCTTCGACATCGCCCTGCAGGCCCACCTGGCCCACAACTACCCGGCCGACCTCGAGCCTGGCCTCGAGGCCACCCACTTCTACGACCCCAAGAACTTCGTCTATCCCTTCGGCACCCACATCGCGGTGGTAGAGGTGGACCCCGACACCGGCAAGGTCAAGCTCCTGCGCTACCTCTCGGTAGACGACTGCGGCCCCGTCGTCAACCCCCTGATCGCCGAGGGCCAGGTGCACGGCGGCATCGCCCAGGGCCTGGGCCAGGCCCTGCTGGAGGAGGCCGTCTACGACCAGGAGGGCCAGTTCCTGAGCGGCAACTACCTGGAGTACGCCCTGCCCCGGGCCGACGACATGGTGCAGATTGAACACGACCACACCGTGACCCCCTGCCCGCACAACCCCCTGGGAATCAAGGGCATCGGCGAGGCCGGGACCATCGCCTCTACTGCTGCGGTGGCCAACGCGGTGATGGACGCCCTGCGGCCCTTCGGCATCCGGCACCTGGACATGCCCTACACCCCGGAGAAGGTCTGGCAGGCCATCCACGGAAGCCGGCTGGCCCAGGCCGCCGACTAA
- a CDS encoding xanthine dehydrogenase family protein subunit M → MYTAAFNYKRANSLAEALALLQQDPEAKLLAGGHSLIPAMKLRLAAPSTLIDISRLPELKGVRREGDTLVVGAATTYRELEDNPLVREHCPLLPQVLQHVGDPAVRSKGTLGGSLAHADPAADLPAAMLALGARMKAMGPTGSRVIEADEFFTGMFSTALNEKEILTEIHIPIRSGAKTAYAKFPHPASRYAIVGVAVVVDGGTVRAAVTGAGEHAMRLTKLEEALSGKELTAENIAQACQNLLSPEALNEDRAASRTYRAHLVDVMAKRALMQALGL, encoded by the coding sequence ATGTACACCGCTGCCTTCAACTACAAGCGCGCCAACAGCCTGGCAGAGGCCCTGGCCCTTCTGCAGCAAGACCCGGAGGCCAAGCTCCTGGCGGGGGGGCACAGCCTGATCCCGGCCATGAAGCTGCGCCTGGCCGCCCCCTCCACCCTGATCGACATCTCCCGGCTGCCCGAGCTCAAGGGGGTGCGCAGGGAGGGCGACACCCTGGTGGTGGGGGCGGCCACCACCTACCGCGAGCTCGAGGACAACCCCCTGGTCAGGGAACACTGCCCCCTCCTGCCCCAGGTGCTCCAGCACGTGGGCGACCCCGCGGTGCGGAGCAAGGGCACATTAGGGGGCTCGCTGGCCCATGCCGACCCCGCCGCCGACCTGCCTGCGGCCATGCTGGCCCTGGGCGCGCGGATGAAGGCCATGGGGCCCACGGGCAGCCGGGTCATCGAGGCCGATGAGTTCTTCACCGGCATGTTCAGCACGGCCCTGAACGAGAAGGAAATCCTAACCGAGATCCACATTCCCATCCGGTCTGGGGCCAAAACAGCCTACGCCAAGTTCCCCCACCCCGCGAGCCGCTATGCCATCGTGGGGGTGGCGGTGGTGGTGGACGGGGGCACGGTGCGGGCCGCGGTCACCGGGGCCGGCGAGCACGCCATGCGCCTCACCAAGCTGGAGGAGGCTCTTTCCGGAAAGGAGCTGACCGCCGAAAACATCGCCCAGGCCTGTCAGAACCTTCTCTCCCCTGAGGCGCTCAACGAGGACCGTGCCGCCTCGCGCACCTACCGCGCCCACCTGGTGGACGTGATGGCCAAGCGCGCCCTGATGCAAGCCCTGGGGCTCTAA